One segment of Labrus mixtus chromosome 10, fLabMix1.1, whole genome shotgun sequence DNA contains the following:
- the tex11 gene encoding testis-expressed protein 11: protein MERFVSAVKCLTDNLLQTQSSDYQEVIEKLYSEVYGLDGFPKIPDQQLEECAIQLWNWAVTKNVGTTISKNQKAKVRHVACSLLYCCDPENPTEGVIRKQILMASKTGRTWLDCKNPQMADNFLQLAVKGLEILYGHLTSRGDGATDMGSSKGDVEKDLLRVLSYQAESAIIQGNNHDAVVYMERCKDMLQRLPKDTAYLSLMCYNFGVDTYNLKKFEDSAFWLSQSYDIGKMNVKYAPGSEVQAKVLRLLGTVYLEWDCQRFQEKALNAVSLANKESVSASGLYLKIKILLRCGVSDDHIRVGLQEMLESKVPLDVCLSTVKLLMSEDREVLSFEYLKRVCQHFESAPDLGTALVLHIELLLQKGKELLGKQKIEDIITGHYTGKQLTPQALTSLHVMLWDKASKHFEAKNYSEALQWYNYSLGFFKAGQMEPNSAKLQRNRASCFLQLKQLEKAREAIKEAERCDPDNIFTQFSVYKIAVQENNVEKAAEAVNAIGLLSRCPVSTEDRLLVSESAAFNLLSLAAQIALENEQQETAMKALESLCDNSKDEAQVLTALRCLVRLVLSTIEKSNDTTRTVNLDVLLPYLKMALQKVSCQSCMTVGQRAEEANWFRKIAWNSALQCESSPDRMRDFFVLSYQLSQLCPADRTLLMGQKTCLLMAAAASLELCRKSPYSAQTEELTQALEHIQICWEIWKTLKASGNFPMDPTDTLLLLYEFEARAKLNDPKVETVLESVLELENVETKVLETIAALAMEPPAHFPLLCKKALRVTLSLHKKQPLADLARCSKCVHSLIKLSLPSGVSEVEAHVLEEVWEYYEEALSIIAAAPEDFPEMETLWLLTRAWNTGILLYSLAQYPEAEKWCGLAMSFVQYLGSLQESYEKQMSGLYSEILDRLDKAKKKIIMEE, encoded by the exons CTTGAGGAGTGTGCTATCCAGCTGTGGAACTGGGCTGTTACTAAAAATGTTGGAACCACAATAAGTAAAAATCAGAAAGCCAAAG TGCGTCATGTTGCATGCAGTCTGCTATACTGCTGTGACCCTGAGAATCCAACAGAGGGCGTCATCCGCAAGCAGATCCTG ATGGCCAGCAAAACAGGGAGAACCTGGCTGGACTGCAAAAATCCCCAGATGGCAGATAACTTCTTACAGCTTGCTGTCAaa GGCCTGGAAATCCTCTATGGCCATCTTACTTCCAGAGGTGACGGAGCAACTGATATGGGATCATCAAAGGGGGATGTAGAGAAGGATCTGCTTCGAGTTCTTTCATACCAGGCAGAGTCG GCCATAATTCAAGGGAACAACCATGACGCTGTGGTATACATGGAGCGCTGTAAAGACATGCTGCAGCGGCTACcaaaagat ACTGCGTATCTCTCCCTTATGTGCTACAACTTTGGTGTTGACACTTACAATCTGAAAAAGTTTGAGGACAGTGCATTTTGGTTGAg ccaAAGCTATGATATTGggaaaatgaatgtgaaataTGCCCCTGGATCTGAAGTCCAG GCCAAGGTTCTGAGGCTCCTAGGCACTGTTTATTTAGAGTGGGACTGTCAGAGGTTTCAGGAGAAGGCTCTTAATGCTGTCAGTTTAGCCAATAAG GAATCTGTGAGTGCATCTGGGCTGTACTTAAAGATCAAAATACTCCTGAGATGTGGGGTCTCAGATGATCATATCAGAGTGG gaTTACAAGAGATGCTGGAATCTAAGGTTCCTCTTGACGTGTGTCTGAGCACAGTGAAACTACTCATGTCTGAAGACAG AGAAGTGCTGTCATTTGAGTATTTGAAACGTGTGTGTCAGCACTTTGAGTCGGCCCCTGACCTGGGAACTGCTCTTGTCTTGCACATTGAGCTACTGCTGCAGAAAGGAAAGGAACTGTTGGGCAAACAGAAGATCGAGGACATTATCACTG GCCACTACACAGGAAAACAGCTGACTCCACAGGCCCTCACAAGTCTGCATGTCATGCTGTGGGATAAAGCATCTAAACACTTTGAG GCCAAAAACTACTCAGAGGCTCTTCAGTGGTACAACTACTCCCTGGGTTTCTTTAAAGCTGGTCAAATGGAGCCAAACTCAGCCAAACTGCAGAGGAACAGagcttcctgtttcctccaACTAAAGCAGCTGGAGAAG gcCAGAGAAGCAataaaagaagcagagagaTGTGATCCGGACAACATTTTCACTCAGTTCAGTGTGTACAAGATTGCAGTGCAGGAGAACAATGTGGAGAAAG CTGCAGAGGCAGTGAATGCAATAGGACTTTTATCCAGGTGTCCTGTTTCCACTGAGGACAGATTGCTGGTATCTGAGAGCGCTGCTTTCAATCTCCTCAGCCTGGCTGCTCAGATTGCTTTAGAG AACGAACAACAGGAAACTGCCATGAAGGCACTGGAGAGCTTGTGTGACAACTCCAAAGATGAGGCTCAGGTTCTGACTGCTCTCAG GTGTTTGGTGCGACTTGTGCTCTCAACAATAGAAAAATCGAATGATACGACAAG GACTGTTAATCTGGATGTTCTTCTGCCATACTTAAAAATGG CTTTGCAGAAAGTTTCATGCCAGTCTTGCATGACTGTTGGGCAACGTGCAGAAGAAGCTAACTGGTTCAGAAAGATTG CTTGGAACTCAGCTTTGCAGTGTGAGAGCAGCCCTGACAGAATGAGGGATTTCTTTGTTCTCTCCTACCAG CTCTCACAGCTGTGCCCTGCTGATCGAACACTGCTCATGGGCCAGAAGACGTGTCTGCTcatggctgctgctgcatctttggagctctgcaggaagtctcCTTACTCTGCCCAG ACGGAGGAGCTCACTCAGGCTCTGGAGCACATTCAGATTTGCTGGGAGATTTGGAAAACCCTTAAAGCATCAG GAAACTTCCCCATGGACCCAAcagacacactgctgctgctgtatgaATTTGAAGCTCGTGCTAAGCTAAATGACCCCAAAGTGGAGACAGTTCTGGAGTCTGTCTTGGAGcttgaaaatgttgaaaccaAGGTGCTTGAAACCATTGCAG CTTTGGCTATGGAGCCTCCAGCCCACTTCCCTCTGCTGTGTAAGAAGGCCTTGAGGGttactctctctctgcacaAGAAACAACCACTGGCTGACCTGGCTCGCTGCAG TAAGTGTGTTCACAGCCTGATCAAGCTATCCCTCCCAAGCGGTGTGTCTGAGGTGGAGGCCCATGTGCTAGAGGAGGTGTGGGAATACTACGAGGAGGCCCTGTCCATCATTGCAGCCGCA CCGGAAGACTTCCCAGAGATGGAGACCCTGTGGTTGTTGACGCGGGCGTGGAATACAGGGATACTGCTATACAGCCTGGCTCAGTACCCCGAGGCTGAGAAGTGGTGTGGCCTCGCCATGAGCTTTGTCCAATACCTTGGATCTCTGCAGGAGAGCTAcgaaaaacag ATGTCTGGTCTCTACAGTGAAATCCTGGACAGGTTGGACAAAGCTAAGAAAAAGATCATCATGGAGGAATAA